In the genome of Hippoglossus hippoglossus isolate fHipHip1 chromosome 12, fHipHip1.pri, whole genome shotgun sequence, one region contains:
- the bmpr1bb gene encoding bone morphogenetic protein receptor, type IBb isoform X2 codes for MLDTMLLKNGWKGGSERKAEESSSSSTATVSAQNMLWCYCNHLCPENSVNNTCITNGFCFTMVEEEEGGVAVLTSGCLGLAGSEFQCRDTWNARSRRALECCTDQDYCNRDLHPTLPPIVTSDYVDSSIQYMALFISITVCTIILGLCLVFFYFRYKRQESQPRYSIDLEQEETYIPPGESLKDLIEHSRSTGSGSGSGLPLLVQRTIAKQIQMVKQIGKGRYGEVWMGKWRGERVAVKVFFTTEEESWFRETEIYQTFLMRHDNILGFIAADIKGTGSWTQLYLITDYHENGSLYDYLKSNTLDVKSLLKLAYSSISGLCHLHTEIYGTQGKPAIAHRDLKSKNILVKKNGSCCIADLGLAVKFNSDTNEVDIPPNLRVGTKRYMPPEVLDETLNRSYFQSFIMADMYSFGLIVWEMVRRCISGGIVEEYQLPYHDLVPTDPSYEDMREVVCIKKQRPSFANRWSSDECLRQMGKLMSECWAHNPASRLTALRVKKTLAKMLESQDIKM; via the exons ATGTTGGACACCATGCTTCTGAAGAACGGATGGAAGGGGGGGTCGGAGCGAAAGGcggaggagagcagcagcagcagcacggccaCTGTTTCAGCTCAGAACATGCTCTGGTGCTACTGCAACCACCTCTGCCCGGAAAACTCCGTCAACAACACCTGCAT cacCAACGGTTTCTGCTTCAccatggtggaggaggaggaggggggagtggCTGTACTCACCTCAGGTTGTTTAGGACTCGCTGGTTCTGAGTTCCAGTGTCGG gacACGTGGAATGCTCGTTCCAGGAGAGCTCTGGAGTGCTGCACCGATCAGGACTACTGCAACCGAGATTTGCATCCCACTCTTCCTCCGATCGTGACGTCAG attatGTGGACAGCAGCATCCAGTACATGGCTCTGTTCATTTCCATCACAGTCTGCACCATCATCCTCGGCCTCTGCCTCGTCTTCTTCTACTTCAG ATATAAGCGGCAGGAGTCACAGCCGCGCTACAGCATCGACCTGGAGCAGGAAGAGACCTACATCCCCCCCGGGGAGTCTCTCAAAGATCTCATAGAGCATTCCAGGAGCACGGGGTCTGGCTCAGGGTCAGGACTCCCTCTACTG GTGCAGCGAACCATCGCCAAGCAAATTCAGATGGTGAAGCAGATCGGAAAAGGGCGATACGGAGAGGTGTGGATGGGcaagtggagaggagagagagtggcGGTGAAAGTCTTCttcaccacagaggaagagagctgGTTCAGAGAGACGGAGATTTATCAGACCTTCCTGATGAGACACGACAACATCCTGG GATTCATAGCGGCCGACATTAAAGGAACCGGCTCGTGGACTCAGCTCTACCTGATCACCGACTACCACGAGAACGGCTCCTTGTACGACTACCTCAAGTCCAACACGCTAGACGTCAAGTCTCTGCTCAAACTGGCCTACTCCTCCATATCGGGCCTGTGCCACCTGCACACCGAGATCTACGGCACGCAGGGCAAACCGGCCATCGCACACAGGGACCTGAAGAGCAAAAACATCCTGGTGAAAAAGAACGGATCCTGTTGCATAGCAGACCTTGGGCTGGCTGTCAAATTCAACAG TGACACTAATGAGGTGGACATCCCTCCCAACCTCCGCGTGGGCACGAAGCGCTACATGCCGCCCGAGGTGTTGGATGAGACGCTGAACAGGAGCTACTTCCAGTCCTTCATAATGGCCGACATGTACAGTTTCGGCCTCATCGTCTGGGAGATGGTGCGACGTTGCATCTCCGGAG gcATTGTGGAGGAGTATCAGCTGCCCTACCATGACCTCGTGCCCACTGATCCCTCCTATGAGGACATGAGGGAAGTCGTGTGCATCAAGAAACAAAGACCTTCCTTCGCTAATCGCTGGAGCAGTGATGag TGTCTACGACAGATGGGAAAGCTGATGTCTGAGTGCTGGGCTCACAACCCGGCGTCTCGCCTCACAGCCCTGAGGGTGAAGAAGACCCTGGCGAAGATGTTAGAGTCCCAAGACATCAAGATGTGA
- the bmpr1bb gene encoding bone morphogenetic protein receptor, type IBb isoform X1: MVVVAWSPRERAWQAVLLVTGLASLSRGSDANMLDTMLLKNGWKGGSERKAEESSSSSTATVSAQNMLWCYCNHLCPENSVNNTCITNGFCFTMVEEEEGGVAVLTSGCLGLAGSEFQCRDTWNARSRRALECCTDQDYCNRDLHPTLPPIVTSDYVDSSIQYMALFISITVCTIILGLCLVFFYFRYKRQESQPRYSIDLEQEETYIPPGESLKDLIEHSRSTGSGSGSGLPLLVQRTIAKQIQMVKQIGKGRYGEVWMGKWRGERVAVKVFFTTEEESWFRETEIYQTFLMRHDNILGFIAADIKGTGSWTQLYLITDYHENGSLYDYLKSNTLDVKSLLKLAYSSISGLCHLHTEIYGTQGKPAIAHRDLKSKNILVKKNGSCCIADLGLAVKFNSDTNEVDIPPNLRVGTKRYMPPEVLDETLNRSYFQSFIMADMYSFGLIVWEMVRRCISGGIVEEYQLPYHDLVPTDPSYEDMREVVCIKKQRPSFANRWSSDECLRQMGKLMSECWAHNPASRLTALRVKKTLAKMLESQDIKM; the protein is encoded by the exons ccaACATGTTGGACACCATGCTTCTGAAGAACGGATGGAAGGGGGGGTCGGAGCGAAAGGcggaggagagcagcagcagcagcacggccaCTGTTTCAGCTCAGAACATGCTCTGGTGCTACTGCAACCACCTCTGCCCGGAAAACTCCGTCAACAACACCTGCAT cacCAACGGTTTCTGCTTCAccatggtggaggaggaggaggggggagtggCTGTACTCACCTCAGGTTGTTTAGGACTCGCTGGTTCTGAGTTCCAGTGTCGG gacACGTGGAATGCTCGTTCCAGGAGAGCTCTGGAGTGCTGCACCGATCAGGACTACTGCAACCGAGATTTGCATCCCACTCTTCCTCCGATCGTGACGTCAG attatGTGGACAGCAGCATCCAGTACATGGCTCTGTTCATTTCCATCACAGTCTGCACCATCATCCTCGGCCTCTGCCTCGTCTTCTTCTACTTCAG ATATAAGCGGCAGGAGTCACAGCCGCGCTACAGCATCGACCTGGAGCAGGAAGAGACCTACATCCCCCCCGGGGAGTCTCTCAAAGATCTCATAGAGCATTCCAGGAGCACGGGGTCTGGCTCAGGGTCAGGACTCCCTCTACTG GTGCAGCGAACCATCGCCAAGCAAATTCAGATGGTGAAGCAGATCGGAAAAGGGCGATACGGAGAGGTGTGGATGGGcaagtggagaggagagagagtggcGGTGAAAGTCTTCttcaccacagaggaagagagctgGTTCAGAGAGACGGAGATTTATCAGACCTTCCTGATGAGACACGACAACATCCTGG GATTCATAGCGGCCGACATTAAAGGAACCGGCTCGTGGACTCAGCTCTACCTGATCACCGACTACCACGAGAACGGCTCCTTGTACGACTACCTCAAGTCCAACACGCTAGACGTCAAGTCTCTGCTCAAACTGGCCTACTCCTCCATATCGGGCCTGTGCCACCTGCACACCGAGATCTACGGCACGCAGGGCAAACCGGCCATCGCACACAGGGACCTGAAGAGCAAAAACATCCTGGTGAAAAAGAACGGATCCTGTTGCATAGCAGACCTTGGGCTGGCTGTCAAATTCAACAG TGACACTAATGAGGTGGACATCCCTCCCAACCTCCGCGTGGGCACGAAGCGCTACATGCCGCCCGAGGTGTTGGATGAGACGCTGAACAGGAGCTACTTCCAGTCCTTCATAATGGCCGACATGTACAGTTTCGGCCTCATCGTCTGGGAGATGGTGCGACGTTGCATCTCCGGAG gcATTGTGGAGGAGTATCAGCTGCCCTACCATGACCTCGTGCCCACTGATCCCTCCTATGAGGACATGAGGGAAGTCGTGTGCATCAAGAAACAAAGACCTTCCTTCGCTAATCGCTGGAGCAGTGATGag TGTCTACGACAGATGGGAAAGCTGATGTCTGAGTGCTGGGCTCACAACCCGGCGTCTCGCCTCACAGCCCTGAGGGTGAAGAAGACCCTGGCGAAGATGTTAGAGTCCCAAGACATCAAGATGTGA